From the genome of Thiovibrio frasassiensis:
TGGTGGAAAAACAATGGGGTCCTCGGGTTATTTCATTCGCCGGAGCGCTTTCTCAGCGGTCTCGTCGGTCTCAACATCGGTCTCTTTGTCCTCTCGCTGATCCTGCATCCGGGCGGTACCGCCATGGGCATGAATCCCTTTGGCTTTCTTTCCCCGGACAACCGGAGTCTCCTGCTCTTGGGAGCAACCGGCACCATGCCCATCGAGGCGTTGCACCGCTGGTGGTCGCTGGTTTCCGCCAGCTATCTGCACGGCAGCCTGCTCCACCTCATCTTCAACCTCATTGCCCTGCGCCAGATCGGCCCCTTGGTGATCCAGGAATACGGCTTGGCCAGGATGTTCACCATCTATACCCTGGGCGGCATCGCCGGCTTCCTGCTTTCTTTCCTGGCCGGGGTTCCTTTTACCATCGGCGCCTCGGCTGCGGTCTGCGCCCTGATCGGCGCGGCCCTCTATTACGGGAAAAGCCGGGGCGGCAGCTACGGCCAGCAGGTATACCAGCAGATCGGCGGCTGGGCCATCAGCATCTTCGTTTTTGGCCTGCTGGTGCCGGGCATCAACAACTGGGCCCACGGCGGCGGCATGGCGGCGGGCATCCTCTGCGGGCTGCTCCTCGGCTATCAGGAAAACCGCCGGGAATTACTCGGGCACCGGTTGCTTGGCACCGCCTGCGCGGCCGGGACCATCCTGATCCTGCTCTGGGCTGTGGCAACCTCGGTTCTCTATCGCTTTTTCTGAATCTTCCGGGATTGGGCTGCATCAAGTCTGCAAAGATGGGACGGAGAAGGGAGCAACTACTTTCTCCGCTGACGGACCTTGTCCAAACACCTGGGACAGATACCATGGGAGAATTTGGCGTCTGTCCGCTGGGAGATGTAGAATTCGATCTCTTTCCAGGATTCCTGGGCCGAAGAATCCGCACCCTTGGTTCTGATTTTTTTGCATTCCATGCAGATGGGCACCAGCCCCTGGATGGTCTGCTGAATCTCGCTGATCATCCTGGCGTGGAGGGCGATTCCGAGGAGCACGAAGACCGCGCCGAAAAGAAAGATAAGACTGACCCAAAATATGCTGATACTCGCCTTGCCCAGGAGTACGCTCATGGCGACCACGACATAGCCGGCCAGAAAAAAGAACATCAAGAACCGGTTTATTTTGAGAGACCGGAGCACATAGCCCTGACTGCGCTCGGCAATGAACGGGATGGCCTTGAACAGCCCACGCAGATGGACGATGCTGATCCCGATGATCACCGCGCCACAGACGATAAAGAATACCGCGATGCGGGTATGCCAGTCCAGGGCCTGCCAATCCATGCTCTTCCTCCAAATACCGTTCTGAATCCTCCACCTCGGCCCCGTTTTGCTTCCATTCTGGGGCCGGATCAACGCGAACCACGATACAATCATTTTTTCCTGTTTCCATCAACAGGTTATTTCGTACCGCTCAGGAAGAGTGCTGTGGCGCGGGAATAAAAAAAGGCAGGTTCCCCTGCCTTTGCAAAAAAAATTGAACGCAACCTGCGTTCGCTCAGCCGCTTCAACCACTTTTGCCGGGCTTTTTCTTTTTTTCTTCCAGCTTCTTTTTGGCTTTTGCCGCTTCATCTTCCGGGGTGGCCTTGGTATCCACCATCCCCTTTTCTTCCCCAACCTTCGCTTTTTCCTCAGTGCTCACGGCACTGCCTTTACTGCCGCCTCAGCCACTGCCGCTGGCAGCATTCGCCGGCGGCACAGCCAGGCCAACGCCGGTCAGCAGGCTGGCAATGCCAAAACCTGCCATAAACTTTTTCAGATCCTTTGAGTCCATAACTCCCTCCTTGCAATTGCTTGCGTATTGGGAAAACGAATGGTCCCGGCGACTGCCGGCCCCCCCGACAAAACCAACATAGATCAATCCGATCCAATTATAACAATATCATCAAAGAACCCGATACCGTTGTCAATAAAAAAGCAGCCGCTGCCTGCCACGGCTTAGAGCTGCAGATCGACAATAACGGGAAGATGATCGCTGGCGACCTTGGAAACCCGGAGACGGCAGCGCCGCCCGCCCAGCACGGTGATCGGCCCCCGGCAAAACACCTTGTCCAAGCCGGTGGAGGGCGAAAATGAAGGATAGGTCAGCATGGCATTCTGATAGCCAACCCCATGGTTGGTTGCGCAGGCAAAACCCAAGGCCTCGGTAAACAACGGGGCGATCCGCGTCCACCAGTCATTAAAATCTCCGGCAACCACACAGCGATCCCCCTGGGCAAGAGCGGTGAACTCCGGGGTACGCACCAGTCGGCCCACCTGCTGGGGCCGCTCCTTAAAAGAAAGTCCCAGATGCAGGTTGAAGACCGGCAAGAGCACGGGAGAAGATGCATCGACAGGCAATTCCAGCTCGGTGAACAGGCAGCCCCTTGCCTTACGGCCGTCAAGGGTCAGATCGATATTGCGTTCCCGGACGATGGGATACCGGCTCAAGGTGGCATTGCCGTACATCCCCTTGCGCAGCTGGACATTCAAGCCCACGGCACTATAGGGATAATTGCAGCTCTCGGCCAATTCCCGGGCCAGATTCAACTCCCGCGAACGGGGCACCCCCACGTCCACCTCCTGCAACAAAACGATATCCGCATCGTAATGGGCCAGAACCGCGGCAATGCGCTCCGGCCGGAAGCGTCGATCCACCCCGATGGCCCGGTGGATATTATAGGAAAGAATCCGAAACTCCATGCTCTAATGCTCCAAAAAACAGTAAGGGTCGCGCTCGCGGAAAATATCGAGGCCGAAGCCATGGCTCACGGCCAGACACCCCCCGCAGGCGGGACGCAGGCGGCACTCCCGACAGGCTTGGCTTCCTGCCCGGTACTGTCCGGCGGCCGGAGAGTCATAGATCTCCGCCAGGGATTGACTGAAGATATTCCCGATCTGGGAGGGCAATTTCCGGCAGGCATGCACCTCGCCATCGGGCAGCAGCGAGACAAAATTAAAGGCCGCGCCGCAGCCGAATCCGGCGCACCCCCCCAGCAGGGGTTCGCCTTTTTTCTCCCGCAGCAGATTGAAAAAATTATCCTTGAGGCCCATGGCCGGATTCGCCCGGGCAGCAGCCAGGTAGCTTTCGAGAAATTTTGGGTATTCAGCGGTGGGCACCGATTCCAACAGAGAACCCTCTCCGACCATGGCCAAGCGGTTAAAAACAAAAAGATCCACCCGGTCGCGGAGCAGCTCCGCCAAAGGAAGAACCTGGTCCATATTCCCCCTGGTCAGGGTGAGCATCACCATGGAGTAGATCTCCTGTTCGCGCAAGAGAGCGAGAAACTCCATGACCCTGGCAAAATAGCCCGTGCCCCGGATATAGTCGTTATGCTTTTCCAGCCCCTCGAGGCTTACCTGATAAAAGGCGGGCTTCTCAATGGCCAGCAACGGCAAAAGGCGCTCTTTTCCGGTTGCATTGCCCAGGATGGCCACGGTGAACCCCCGATCCACCGCAGCCTGATACAGCTCGCGAAAATGGGGATAGAGCAGAGGATTGCCGCCGGAAAAACTCACCTGCCCCCGCACATGCCGACTTTGACAAAAATCCCGCAGCTGATCCAGCACCGCAATCCCACGGTCCAGGGACAAGGGGGCGCGGTCGCTTCGGTCGTAGCAATGCTTGCAATGCAGATCGCAGACCTGGGTGATATGCCATTGCAGGGTGAAGACCTCGGCGGCCAGAAAGCGGGGGGCAACCGCATCGGTTATGGGAAAACTCTCTGCATCCCTGCGGATGCGCGAGGGGGGAGCCAAAAGAATCCCCTTATCCGCAGCCCGGTCAAGGGCAGCCATAATGGTCCCAACCGACACCGCCCCGAATTCCGTAGCCTGGCGGGGCTCAATCCCTTCACAGACCATCTTCAGGGCCAGCAGCTCCTCGTCTCCTGCCACCTGGGCTCGGCTCTTCCCAGTCTCCGGATCAAGCCAGAGCAAAATCACCTCCTGCCGCGCCACCGGCGCAGGCAAAGCTTGCAGCCCGCCCTCCCCCAGCAGATCAAGCAAGCCGGCCCAGGAGACTTGGCACACTTGCAGGCTGGGGTTTACCGCAAGCTCCTCCACCACGGCCGGCAGGGATGTTCTTGCCTGCCGCACCCTATGGAGTGCCAGCTCCAGCCGGGCCAAATCGAAGAGATACGGGGGGGCAGACGATACGGATACGGCAGGATCAGCAAGCATTCCGGCCAGGCCCGAGAGATCGGCGGCAAGTTTAAGGAGCGCAAGAAAATCCTGCCATGAGGCATCGCTCAGCACTTTTCTGCAGGCAGGAAAAATTCCTGGACTATACGAAGCTATGGAGTTGGCCATGACACCTTCCCGTGATCATTAAAACGCCTGATTTTCGCCCTCAGTGTACCACAGGGTGGAGAAAAGCCAACACCCCCTCTTGTCCCCCCGCGGAAAAACAGATTGACAGAAGGAGAGTCACTATGCCACTATGGACCCACAACTGAATACTGTTTTGAAAAAGGCAAACCCGGAGTAATCCGGGGACGCAAAGCCAACGGGTCCGCCAGTGCGGATGGCCGGGTTGCCGATACGGGAAATTTGTTTATTGCAAACCCATCTCCGGCAACAGAGATGGGTTTTTTTATGCCCTCTCGAATTAAAATAAAGAACCGAAGAAAAACATCCAAGTTTGGGGGGGGGACCTTGACCCTGGGTGCTTTCGCTCCGTGGCGGGCGGAGCACCTTGTAACCACGCGTGCACTGCCCATTGACCGTATCCTGATTCTCTGCCTTGTTACAAAACGCGTGGCACCCTCTGGAGAGGGTCCGGCACCCGCCGGGCCCTCTCCGCTTTTTTTTCAATACCCCCGCAAACGACCGATGAGCTCGAGATCCGGCAGAAACGTTTTCTCCGGCAGAGTCGGCTGGGGCAGATGATGACTTTCGGCAAAAGGGGTGCCCTGCAGCTTCAGATTATAGGCCTGCACCAGTAACGACTCCAGATTCACCGTATCCTCCACATTGTAGGCAAGCAAGGTGTCCAGCACCCGCCGCGATTTGGTCCGGCGATATTCCCGCCAGAGCAGCACCGCAAAGTAGCCATCCACCCCAGCCAGCTCCCCACGATCAAGCCCCATCTGCTTTTCGCACCCCTTCAAGCCGCCGACAAAACCGAGCCCCTGCAACAGCGGGCGCAGATCGATGTGGGCCTGGGCCAACTTAAAGCCGAAATGGCGCTCCAGCATGGGGATGTCAAAGGCCTTGCCGTTGTAAGTAACCAGCATCTGGTATCGCTGGATGTCCTCGGCAAAATCGGCGAGATTCTCCCCCTGCACATAGGTGAACACCTCTTTGCCGTCGTAGAGGCTGACGGTGGTGATGCAATGGTCCGTGAAACTCAAGCCGGTGGTCTCGATGTCGAGATAGGCCACGGAATCCCGATAATGCGGAAAAATCCGCCAGCGCTGGGCTGCCGGCAGCTGCCGGAGACATTCCAGGGGCGTCTGTTGCCCGGCTTGGGCACGGCTCAGCACCAGATGATCGGTAATGAGCCGAACCTTCTGCGCGGTGAGAAACTCCGGATACGGTGCGACGAATTTGTCCCAGGTGGTGACCCCGGCCTGCCAGAGCCGCCGTTCCGTGGTCTCGCCGATCCCGGGGATATGGACAAAGGTATTATAGAGCATCTCTCCCCCTAACCCTTGCGGCCGATGGAGGCGAGATAGACGACCGACTCCTCCTGGCCGTCCACGCCGAGCAGCCCGTTCACCTCGTCATCGAAAAAGGCGGCCACCGGACACCCGGACAACCCGAGAAAGCCTGCAGTCGAAAGCAGGTTCCCGCAGATATGCCCGGCATCGAGCATGATATACCGCAGCCCGCGATGGCCGTATTTCGCCATATTGCGCCGGAAGATGGCGGTCCAGATGACATTGACCGGGGCCTGGGCGATAAATCCCTGCCCCAAACAGGCCTCGGCCAAAGGGGGCCCCGGCACCATCTCCGCGAGACGCTCCAGCCGGAAGCCCTGCACGTCGAAATGGTAGATGCCCGGGGCAAGCCCGGCCACCCGCTGAATCGCCAGATAGGTTTCAATGGGATAGAGGGCGCCGGCGGAGGGTGCGGTGCGAAAAAGGAAGGAACCGGCCTGGCCGCTAATGCCCTGACTCCCCCAGAGCAGCAGGGCCAACTCCTGCAAAGAGATATCCGCCTCGGCAAAGCTGCGCACCGAGCGGCGGTGCTGGAGGATCGAGAGCAGATCCGCCCCTTCTTTCGGCCAGACCCTGGGCAGCTCCACCACCTCCGCCTTTGGGTAGGTCTTGCATCGCTCCGTTCTCTGGATCGCCGGGGGGAGCTGCCCGCCCCTCTCCTCCCGGTCGAACTTTGTCGCTTGCAGATATCTATATCCCAAGGATTCCCGCAGTTCCGGCATCTCTCCTTCCCCCCCCAAAACGGCACGCCGGGCCTAAGGGCAAAAAAACTTGCCGGGCCCGGCAATCACCGGTAGACTTTAATTGTATCGTCGGCTTGCCGGCGATTGCGGCTCTCTTTCCCCCGGCAATGACAACGCCGGGATGCACGGAGCGCCAAAATTCCACCGCAGGGAGCCCCATGGAAAGCTGGCTGATTCCCGCCTTTACCGCCCTGATCATTTACGGCCTCTGGGGCTTTTTCCCCAAGCTGGCCGTAAGCTATATCAACCCCGCCAGCGCCTTGGTTTTCGAAGTGGCGGGGGCCATGCTGGTCGGACTTTCCGCTCTCCTTTGGGTAGGA
Proteins encoded in this window:
- a CDS encoding endonuclease/exonuclease/phosphatase family protein, which produces MEFRILSYNIHRAIGVDRRFRPERIAAVLAHYDADIVLLQEVDVGVPRSRELNLARELAESCNYPYSAVGLNVQLRKGMYGNATLSRYPIVRERNIDLTLDGRKARGCLFTELELPVDASSPVLLPVFNLHLGLSFKERPQQVGRLVRTPEFTALAQGDRCVVAGDFNDWWTRIAPLFTEALGFACATNHGVGYQNAMLTYPSFSPSTGLDKVFCRGPITVLGGRRCRLRVSKVASDHLPVIVDLQL
- a CDS encoding rhomboid family intramembrane serine protease, which produces MTLSTNDAYPMTASHKNSQLCPNCRRLISRDEASCPYCGLGSPGSWWKNNGVLGLFHSPERFLSGLVGLNIGLFVLSLILHPGGTAMGMNPFGFLSPDNRSLLLLGATGTMPIEALHRWWSLVSASYLHGSLLHLIFNLIALRQIGPLVIQEYGLARMFTIYTLGGIAGFLLSFLAGVPFTIGASAAVCALIGAALYYGKSRGGSYGQQVYQQIGGWAISIFVFGLLVPGINNWAHGGGMAAGILCGLLLGYQENRRELLGHRLLGTACAAGTILILLWAVATSVLYRFF
- the sbtA gene encoding SbtA family thio(seleno)oxazole RiPP natural product precursor, giving the protein MDSKDLKKFMAGFGIASLLTGVGLAVPPANAASGSGUGGSKGSAVSTEEKAKVGEEKGMVDTKATPEDEAAKAKKKLEEKKKKPGKSG
- a CDS encoding ribonuclease H-like domain-containing protein is translated as MLYNTFVHIPGIGETTERRLWQAGVTTWDKFVAPYPEFLTAQKVRLITDHLVLSRAQAGQQTPLECLRQLPAAQRWRIFPHYRDSVAYLDIETTGLSFTDHCITTVSLYDGKEVFTYVQGENLADFAEDIQRYQMLVTYNGKAFDIPMLERHFGFKLAQAHIDLRPLLQGLGFVGGLKGCEKQMGLDRGELAGVDGYFAVLLWREYRRTKSRRVLDTLLAYNVEDTVNLESLLVQAYNLKLQGTPFAESHHLPQPTLPEKTFLPDLELIGRLRGY
- a CDS encoding SagB/ThcOx family dehydrogenase — its product is MPELRESLGYRYLQATKFDREERGGQLPPAIQRTERCKTYPKAEVVELPRVWPKEGADLLSILQHRRSVRSFAEADISLQELALLLWGSQGISGQAGSFLFRTAPSAGALYPIETYLAIQRVAGLAPGIYHFDVQGFRLERLAEMVPGPPLAEACLGQGFIAQAPVNVIWTAIFRRNMAKYGHRGLRYIMLDAGHICGNLLSTAGFLGLSGCPVAAFFDDEVNGLLGVDGQEESVVYLASIGRKG
- the sbtM gene encoding thio(seleno)oxazole modification radical SAM maturase SbtM; the protein is MANSIASYSPGIFPACRKVLSDASWQDFLALLKLAADLSGLAGMLADPAVSVSSAPPYLFDLARLELALHRVRQARTSLPAVVEELAVNPSLQVCQVSWAGLLDLLGEGGLQALPAPVARQEVILLWLDPETGKSRAQVAGDEELLALKMVCEGIEPRQATEFGAVSVGTIMAALDRAADKGILLAPPSRIRRDAESFPITDAVAPRFLAAEVFTLQWHITQVCDLHCKHCYDRSDRAPLSLDRGIAVLDQLRDFCQSRHVRGQVSFSGGNPLLYPHFRELYQAAVDRGFTVAILGNATGKERLLPLLAIEKPAFYQVSLEGLEKHNDYIRGTGYFARVMEFLALLREQEIYSMVMLTLTRGNMDQVLPLAELLRDRVDLFVFNRLAMVGEGSLLESVPTAEYPKFLESYLAAARANPAMGLKDNFFNLLREKKGEPLLGGCAGFGCGAAFNFVSLLPDGEVHACRKLPSQIGNIFSQSLAEIYDSPAAGQYRAGSQACRECRLRPACGGCLAVSHGFGLDIFRERDPYCFLEH